The following are encoded in a window of Longimicrobiaceae bacterium genomic DNA:
- a CDS encoding radical SAM protein, translating to MTTNLVTIRGRGAADNPPNRFERLSYAPDDETRDPDDPGPRTLFFRDPTQKLLTRNDSPDVSFDVGLNPYRGCEHGCIYCFARPTHEYLGFSAGLDFETRIMVKEDAPALLRKELSARSWTPTPIGLSGVTDPYQPVERRLRITRGCLEVLAEFRNPVAVITKNHLVTRDADVLAELAAHEAVVVNLSVTTLDADLQRIMEPRTSTPAKRLDAIEKLAKAGVPVS from the coding sequence GGCGCGGCGCCGCCGACAACCCGCCCAACCGCTTCGAGCGGCTGTCGTACGCCCCCGACGACGAGACGCGCGACCCGGACGATCCCGGCCCGCGCACGCTCTTCTTCCGTGACCCCACGCAGAAGCTGCTCACGCGCAACGACAGCCCCGACGTCAGCTTTGACGTGGGGCTCAACCCGTACCGCGGGTGCGAGCACGGCTGCATCTACTGCTTCGCGCGGCCCACGCACGAGTACCTGGGCTTCTCGGCCGGGCTGGACTTCGAGACGCGCATCATGGTCAAGGAGGACGCGCCGGCCCTGCTTCGCAAGGAGCTGTCGGCGCGGAGCTGGACGCCCACGCCCATCGGCCTGAGCGGGGTGACGGACCCGTACCAGCCCGTGGAGCGGCGGCTGCGCATCACGCGCGGCTGCCTGGAGGTGCTGGCGGAGTTCCGCAACCCGGTGGCCGTCATCACCAAGAACCACCTCGTCACCCGCGACGCCGACGTGCTGGCGGAGCTCGCCGCGCACGAGGCCGTGGTCGTCAACCTCTCCGTCACCACGCTCGACGCGGACCTGCAGCGCATCATGGAGCCGCGCACGTCCACGCCGGCCAAGCGGCTGGACGCCATCGAGAAGCTGGCGAAGGCGGGCGTGCCGGTGTCGG